A genomic stretch from Flavobacterium nitratireducens includes:
- the ligA gene encoding NAD-dependent DNA ligase LigA, translated as MDVLNTIQKLREELDLHNYNYYVLDNPTISDYEFDIKLKELQDLENSHPEYFDANSPTQRVGGTITKNFQTVTHTYRMYSLDNSYSKEDLLDWETRIQKVLGDVDLQYTCELKYDGASISITYENGKLLRAVTRGDGFQGDDVTNNIKTIKSIPLQLKGSDYPERFDIRGEIILPFAGFEKMNQELIEIGETPYSNPRNTASGSLKLQDSTEVAKRPLECLLYFVTGEKLPFSSQFEGLELARRWGFKVPKEAKIANSLHEVFDFIDYWDIHRHDLPYETDGVVIKVNKIQYQEELGYTAKSPRWAIAYKFKSEQVATRLDSISYQVGRTGAITPVANLEPVQLAGTIVKRASLHNADQIEKLDIRIGDTVFVEKGGEIIPKIIAVDLAKRPENSAPTLYITHCPECQTELVRNDGEANHYCPNFYGCPPQIIGRIQHFISRKAMDIEGLGGETVALLYNNNLVHNYADLYELKVEDILPLERMAQKSAENLVNGVKKSTAIPFESVLYALGIRYVGETVAKKLAKHYKNIDALTKATLMDLVLVDEIGERIAQSVVDFFENEENKVIISRLKNYGVQFEIVEKVNLNATTILEGKTFVVSGVFTQFSRDELKNAIEDNGGKVGSSISSKTDYVVAGDNMGPAKLEKANKLNIPILSEIDFINMITTS; from the coding sequence ATGGATGTACTAAATACGATTCAAAAATTAAGAGAAGAACTGGATCTTCATAACTATAATTATTATGTGTTGGATAATCCAACGATATCCGATTATGAGTTTGATATCAAATTAAAAGAGCTTCAAGATCTTGAAAATTCACATCCGGAGTATTTTGATGCTAATTCGCCAACGCAAAGGGTGGGTGGTACAATTACTAAAAATTTCCAAACTGTTACGCATACGTATCGAATGTATTCTTTGGATAATTCCTATTCTAAAGAAGATTTATTGGATTGGGAAACCCGTATTCAAAAAGTTTTAGGTGATGTCGATTTACAATATACTTGTGAATTAAAATATGATGGGGCATCGATTAGTATTACTTATGAAAACGGAAAATTGCTTCGTGCTGTCACTCGTGGAGATGGCTTTCAGGGGGATGATGTGACAAATAATATTAAAACTATAAAATCCATTCCATTACAATTAAAAGGTAGTGATTACCCTGAAAGGTTTGATATTCGAGGCGAAATTATTTTGCCTTTTGCCGGTTTTGAAAAAATGAATCAAGAATTGATTGAAATTGGTGAAACCCCTTATTCGAATCCTAGAAATACAGCTTCTGGTAGTTTGAAATTACAAGACAGTACTGAAGTAGCTAAACGTCCTTTAGAGTGTTTATTGTATTTTGTTACTGGTGAAAAACTACCTTTTTCATCACAGTTTGAAGGTTTAGAATTAGCCAGAAGATGGGGTTTCAAAGTACCTAAGGAAGCCAAAATAGCTAATAGTTTACATGAGGTTTTTGATTTTATCGATTATTGGGATATACATCGCCATGATTTGCCATATGAGACTGATGGAGTTGTTATCAAAGTAAATAAAATTCAATATCAGGAAGAATTAGGGTATACGGCTAAATCCCCTCGTTGGGCTATTGCGTATAAATTTAAATCGGAACAGGTTGCCACCAGATTAGATTCTATTTCATATCAGGTAGGAAGAACAGGAGCTATTACTCCTGTGGCAAATTTGGAACCAGTACAATTAGCAGGAACCATTGTAAAACGAGCTTCTTTGCATAATGCCGATCAGATTGAAAAATTGGATATCCGAATTGGAGATACTGTTTTTGTAGAAAAAGGAGGAGAGATTATCCCAAAAATCATAGCAGTTGATTTGGCGAAACGTCCTGAAAATTCAGCGCCAACACTTTATATCACGCATTGTCCAGAGTGTCAAACCGAATTGGTTCGAAATGATGGTGAAGCGAATCATTATTGTCCTAATTTTTACGGATGTCCACCACAAATTATAGGGAGAATTCAGCATTTCATTTCCCGTAAAGCGATGGATATTGAAGGTTTGGGTGGTGAAACGGTGGCTTTGTTGTACAATAATAATCTGGTTCACAATTATGCCGATTTATACGAATTGAAAGTTGAGGATATTTTGCCTTTGGAACGTATGGCGCAAAAATCTGCAGAGAATTTAGTAAATGGTGTGAAAAAATCGACAGCAATTCCTTTTGAAAGTGTTTTGTATGCTTTGGGAATTCGTTATGTAGGAGAAACAGTAGCTAAAAAATTAGCTAAGCATTACAAAAACATTGATGCTTTAACTAAGGCAACTTTGATGGATTTAGTTTTAGTGGACGAAATTGGAGAACGAATTGCGCAAAGCGTAGTTGATTTTTTCGAAAATGAAGAGAATAAAGTGATTATAAGTCGCTTAAAAAATTATGGTGTTCAATTTGAAATTGTAGAAAAAGTAAATCTGAATGCTACTACTATTCTCGAAGGAAAAACCTTTGTGGTTTCTGGTGTGTTTACACAATTTTCTAGAGATGAACTTAAAAATGCTATAGAGGATAATGGAGGAAAAGTAGGTAGTTCGATTTCATCTAAAACAGATTATGTTGTTGCGGGGGATAATATGGGGCCAGCTAAATTAGAAAAAGCAAATAAATTAAATATTCCAATCCTGTCTGAAATTGATTTTATAAATATGATTACCACTTCTTAA
- the rplI gene encoding 50S ribosomal protein L9, which produces MELILKKDVQNLGFKDDIVTVKNGYGRNYLIPQGFAQLATASAKKVLAENLKQRAHKEAKIIADAKATAEALKALEIKIAAKAGGEKLFGSITNVDIVEALEKAGQTIERKFITSGIVKRTGKYSATVRLHRDVIVDLPYEIVAEKA; this is translated from the coding sequence ATGGAACTTATTTTAAAGAAAGACGTTCAAAACTTAGGTTTTAAAGATGATATCGTAACAGTAAAAAACGGATACGGTCGTAACTACTTAATCCCACAAGGATTTGCTCAGTTAGCTACTGCTTCTGCTAAAAAAGTATTAGCTGAAAACCTAAAACAAAGAGCGCACAAAGAAGCTAAAATTATTGCTGATGCTAAAGCTACTGCTGAAGCTTTGAAAGCTCTTGAAATTAAAATCGCTGCTAAAGCAGGAGGTGAAAAATTATTTGGTTCAATCACAAATGTTGACATCGTTGAAGCTTTAGAAAAAGCAGGTCAAACTATCGAAAGAAAATTCATCACTAGTGGAATTGTAAAACGTACTGGAAAATATTCAGCTACAGTAAGATTACACAGAGATGTTATTGTTGACTTACCTTACGAAATTGTTGCTGAAAAAGCTTAA
- the recN gene encoding DNA repair protein RecN translates to MITALSIKNYALIERLTIDFSKGFSIITGETGAGKSIILGALGLVLGKRADLTSLKNKEEKCIIEAQFDISKYNLKAFFEANELDYEEETIIRREILPSGKSRAFVNDSPVNLQELQDLGLFLIDIHSQQQTRELTDENVQFDIIDAIAVNQEIISEYQSLLKSYKSDKSKLNSLIKKQSESNKEKEYHTFLLNELQTAQLKAGEQEELESVFEKLNNVESIREAIDKSLAISNEEQFGVSGNLKEIKNALSKIASFAPEYQELLERITSLAIEFDDISSEMNRCSEKIVLDPEQLEQTNQKLQLIYNLQKKHQVATVDELLEIQLQLENEVVELGNIEEEIAHLNAEIIQKTTQLDILANTIHNNRVEAIPLLSEKMIGILATLGMPNVRFNIEVTQGESYFANGNDELQFLFSANKGTDFGLLKKVASGGEMSRIMLAVKAILAQYSKLPTLIFDEIDTGVSGEIAIKMGEIMKQMSHTMQIFAITHLPQIAAKGDAHFKVSKSTIGDDTQSELKLLTDDERVVEIAQMLSGAIISDSALNHAKALLN, encoded by the coding sequence ATGATTACTGCGCTATCAATAAAAAATTATGCTTTAATTGAGAGATTGACGATTGATTTTTCTAAAGGATTTTCAATTATTACTGGTGAAACAGGAGCAGGAAAATCGATTATATTAGGTGCTTTAGGATTAGTTTTAGGAAAAAGAGCCGATTTAACTTCGTTAAAAAACAAAGAAGAAAAATGCATTATTGAAGCGCAATTTGATATTTCAAAATACAATTTAAAAGCTTTTTTCGAAGCAAATGAATTGGATTATGAAGAAGAAACGATAATAAGAAGAGAAATTCTACCTTCAGGAAAATCACGTGCATTTGTGAATGATAGTCCGGTAAACTTACAAGAATTGCAGGATTTAGGTTTGTTTTTAATTGATATACATTCGCAACAACAAACCAGAGAATTGACGGATGAAAATGTACAGTTTGATATTATCGATGCAATTGCAGTGAATCAAGAAATTATATCAGAATATCAGTCACTTCTTAAAAGTTATAAATCGGATAAATCAAAATTAAATTCGCTTATAAAAAAACAAAGTGAATCTAATAAAGAAAAAGAGTATCATACTTTTTTATTGAACGAATTGCAAACGGCTCAATTAAAAGCTGGGGAACAGGAAGAATTAGAAAGTGTTTTTGAAAAACTTAATAATGTTGAAAGTATTCGTGAGGCTATTGATAAATCTTTAGCTATTTCCAACGAAGAGCAATTTGGTGTTTCCGGAAATTTGAAAGAGATTAAAAACGCACTTTCTAAAATTGCTTCTTTTGCACCCGAATATCAGGAATTGTTAGAGCGTATAACAAGCTTAGCTATTGAATTTGATGATATTTCTAGTGAAATGAATCGTTGTTCGGAAAAAATTGTTTTGGATCCAGAACAATTGGAACAAACCAATCAAAAATTACAACTAATTTACAATTTACAAAAGAAGCATCAAGTAGCTACGGTTGACGAATTATTAGAAATTCAATTACAATTAGAAAATGAAGTCGTTGAATTAGGAAATATTGAAGAGGAAATTGCTCATTTGAATGCTGAAATTATTCAAAAAACTACTCAATTAGATATCTTAGCCAATACGATTCACAATAATAGGGTAGAAGCGATTCCGCTTTTATCTGAAAAGATGATAGGAATTTTGGCTACTTTAGGAATGCCAAATGTTCGTTTTAATATAGAAGTTACGCAAGGCGAAAGTTATTTTGCAAACGGAAATGATGAATTGCAATTTTTATTTTCAGCTAATAAAGGAACTGATTTTGGTTTGTTGAAAAAAGTAGCTTCAGGAGGGGAGATGTCACGTATCATGCTGGCTGTTAAAGCTATTTTGGCACAATACTCCAAATTACCAACATTAATTTTCGACGAAATTGATACAGGAGTTTCGGGAGAAATTGCCATCAAAATGGGAGAGATTATGAAACAAATGAGTCATACAATGCAAATTTTTGCTATTACTCATTTACCGCAAATTGCGGCAAAAGGAGATGCTCATTTTAAAGTTTCAAAATCTACGATAGGTGATGATACTCAATCGGAGTTGAAATTATTGACAGATGATGAAAGAGTGGTGGAAATTGCTCAAATGTTATCGGGTGCAATAATTTCTGATTCGGCTCTAAATCATGCTAAAGCCTTGTTGAACTAA
- the dapA gene encoding 4-hydroxy-tetrahydrodipicolinate synthase, whose product MQSLIGTGVALVTPFKEDFSIDTEALIRIVNLSVDGGVEYLVILGTTAENATLNNEEKELVIKTVIEANNGRLPLVLGVGGNNTMKVVEELKTRDMSPFEAILSVSPYYNKPTQEGIYQHFKAIAEASPIPVVIYNVPGRTSSNMLPKTVLRLANDFDNIVGIKEAVGDIVQAMQLIKDKPAGFHVISGDDMTALATVLAGGSGVISVIGQGYPKEFSEMIRLGLNRKVDEAYKLQYLLSDCIDMIFEQGNPAGIKQVFKELGISENTVRLPLVSVDEDLQQRIANFVNTINK is encoded by the coding sequence ATGCAATCATTAATAGGAACAGGTGTTGCTCTTGTGACTCCTTTCAAAGAAGATTTTTCAATTGACACTGAAGCTTTAATAAGAATCGTGAATTTATCTGTGGATGGTGGAGTTGAATATCTAGTAATTTTAGGAACAACTGCTGAAAATGCGACTTTAAATAATGAAGAGAAAGAGTTGGTAATTAAAACAGTTATTGAGGCTAATAACGGTCGTTTACCATTAGTTCTAGGTGTGGGTGGAAATAATACGATGAAAGTTGTTGAGGAGTTAAAAACAAGAGATATGTCTCCTTTTGAAGCTATTTTATCTGTATCTCCGTATTACAATAAACCTACTCAGGAAGGAATTTATCAGCATTTTAAAGCCATCGCCGAAGCTTCTCCAATTCCTGTTGTGATTTATAATGTACCAGGTAGAACATCGAGTAATATGTTGCCAAAAACAGTTTTGCGTTTAGCAAATGATTTTGATAATATCGTAGGGATTAAAGAGGCTGTTGGGGATATAGTTCAAGCGATGCAATTAATAAAAGACAAACCAGCAGGTTTTCATGTAATTTCTGGAGATGATATGACCGCTTTGGCTACTGTTTTGGCTGGTGGTTCAGGAGTAATATCTGTTATAGGGCAAGGGTATCCAAAAGAGTTTTCTGAGATGATTCGATTAGGTTTAAACCGTAAAGTTGATGAAGCCTACAAACTACAATATTTATTATCAGATTGTATTGATATGATTTTTGAACAAGGAAATCCAGCTGGTATTAAACAGGTATTTAAAGAATTAGGTATTTCAGAAAATACGGTTCGTTTACCACTTGTATCGGTAGATGAAGATTTGCAACAAAGAATTGCTAATTTTGTAAATACCATCAATAAATAG
- a CDS encoding outer membrane protein assembly factor BamD produces MKKIVSFLLLVVLFGSCNEYQKALKSEDVSVKYKMADTLYGQAKYTKALRLFEQIATEYRGKPQAEKMFYMFAQSYYKTKQFYLAAYQFESFASSYPKSEKIQEASFLAAKSYAILSPVYSLDQADTFKAIEKMQGFIDRFPNSEYLAEANILTKELSEKIEKKVYENAKGYNTISDFKSAIVAFDNFLIDYPGTKYKEDALYYKFESAYQLGINSIPDKMKDRLNVAKVSYQNLIKFKGDTKYKEKADEMYARVEQELQKYTK; encoded by the coding sequence ATGAAAAAAATTGTATCCTTTTTGCTTCTTGTTGTTCTTTTCGGTTCATGTAATGAATATCAAAAAGCTTTAAAAAGTGAAGATGTTTCGGTTAAATATAAAATGGCTGATACTTTATATGGTCAGGCTAAATATACAAAAGCATTACGTTTATTTGAACAAATAGCAACGGAGTATAGAGGAAAACCTCAAGCAGAAAAGATGTTTTATATGTTTGCACAATCCTACTATAAAACAAAGCAATTTTATTTGGCAGCTTATCAGTTTGAAAGTTTTGCTTCTAGTTATCCTAAAAGTGAAAAAATACAAGAAGCTTCTTTTTTAGCTGCAAAAAGTTATGCTATTTTATCGCCAGTATATAGTTTAGATCAGGCTGATACTTTTAAAGCTATTGAGAAAATGCAAGGTTTTATTGATCGTTTTCCTAATTCAGAGTATTTAGCTGAAGCTAATATATTGACAAAAGAATTATCGGAAAAAATCGAGAAAAAAGTGTATGAAAATGCAAAAGGTTATAATACCATTTCTGATTTTAAATCGGCTATTGTTGCTTTCGATAATTTTTTAATTGATTATCCTGGTACAAAATACAAAGAAGATGCTTTGTATTATAAATTTGAATCTGCTTATCAATTAGGTATTAATAGTATACCTGATAAAATGAAAGACCGATTAAATGTTGCAAAAGTTTCGTATCAAAATTTAATTAAATTTAAAGGAGATACTAAATATAAAGAAAAGGCAGACGAAATGTATGCTCGAGTTGAACAAGAATTACAAAAATATACTAAATAA
- the fabV gene encoding enoyl-ACP reductase FabV, with amino-acid sequence MIIEPRMRGFICLTAHPAGCEQNVKNQIDYVKSKGAIDGAKKVLVIGASTGFGLASRISSAFGSDAATIGVFFEKPPMPGKTASPGWYNSAAFEKEAHKAGLYAKSINGDAFSNEVKRETLDLIKADLGQVDLVIYSLASPVRTNPNTGVTHRSVLKPIGGTFTNKTVDFHTGKVSEVSIEPCSGDDIENTIAVMGGEDWAMWIDALKAENLLAPGATTVAYSYIGPEVTEAVYRKGTIGRAKDHLEATSFTISDSLADINGKAYVSVNKALVTQASSAIPVIPLYISLLYKTMKEKGIHEGCIEQIQRLYQQRLFTGADVPVDEKGRIRIDDWEMREDVQANVAKLWLEATTENLSEIGDLEGYRKDFYNLFGFDLAGVDYKTEANEMVQVESIAQ; translated from the coding sequence ATGATCATAGAACCTAGAATGAGAGGATTTATTTGCTTAACAGCACACCCTGCTGGATGCGAGCAAAATGTTAAAAATCAAATTGATTATGTTAAATCAAAAGGAGCAATTGATGGTGCTAAAAAAGTATTGGTAATTGGTGCTTCTACTGGATTTGGTTTAGCTTCAAGAATTTCAAGTGCTTTTGGTTCTGATGCCGCTACAATTGGAGTGTTTTTTGAAAAACCACCTATGCCTGGGAAAACGGCTTCACCGGGATGGTACAATTCTGCGGCTTTTGAAAAAGAGGCTCACAAAGCAGGTCTATATGCAAAAAGTATCAATGGAGATGCTTTCTCTAATGAGGTAAAAAGAGAGACTTTAGATTTAATTAAAGCTGATTTGGGTCAGGTTGATTTAGTAATTTATAGTTTAGCTTCACCAGTACGTACAAATCCTAATACAGGTGTTACGCACCGTTCTGTTTTGAAACCAATTGGAGGAACTTTTACTAATAAAACAGTAGATTTTCATACTGGAAAAGTTTCAGAAGTTTCTATCGAACCATGTTCTGGTGATGATATCGAAAATACAATCGCTGTTATGGGTGGAGAAGACTGGGCTATGTGGATCGATGCTTTAAAAGCTGAAAATTTATTGGCACCTGGAGCTACAACGGTTGCCTATTCTTATATTGGGCCAGAGGTAACTGAGGCTGTATATAGAAAAGGAACAATTGGTAGAGCTAAAGATCATTTAGAAGCTACTTCTTTTACCATTTCAGATAGTTTAGCTGATATTAACGGTAAAGCATATGTTTCTGTTAATAAAGCATTAGTGACACAAGCGAGTTCGGCAATTCCTGTAATTCCATTGTATATTTCCTTATTGTATAAAACAATGAAAGAAAAAGGGATTCACGAAGGGTGTATTGAACAAATTCAACGTTTATACCAACAAAGATTATTTACAGGTGCTGATGTTCCTGTGGACGAAAAAGGAAGAATCCGTATTGACGATTGGGAAATGCGAGAAGATGTTCAGGCTAATGTGGCTAAATTATGGCTTGAGGCTACAACCGAAAATCTTTCAGAAATTGGTGATTTAGAAGGGTATAGAAAAGATTTTTATAACTTATTCGGATTTGATTTAGCTGGTGTTGATTATAAAACAGAAGCTAACGAAATGGTTCAGGTTGAAAGCATAGCGCAATAA
- the coaBC gene encoding bifunctional phosphopantothenoylcysteine decarboxylase/phosphopantothenate--cysteine ligase CoaBC, with translation MSVLSGKKILLGVSGGIAAYKTASLVRLFIKAGAHVQVIMTPASKDFVTPLTLSTLSKNPVYSTFYNQDEEDEKWNNHVEFGLWADVMIVAPATANTLSKMANGTCDNLLIATYLSAKCPVYFAPAMDLDMYKHPSTIASFKALKQFGNIMIPAESGELASGLSGEGRMAEPENIIAFLEADLESKLPLKGKKILITAGPTYEAIDPVRFIGNHSSGKMGFDIAKSAANLGASVILISGPTHCEATHSLIKLVKVVSAQQMYDACHQYYADVDVAIAAAAVADYRPKNVADQKIKKAAENFVIELEKTKDILSSLGENKKHQFLIGFALETENEIENAKAKIQKKNLDLIVLNSLQDEGAGFQKMTNKVTFIDKDFTIEPMELKSKEAVADDIINKVIAHFYE, from the coding sequence ATGTCAGTTTTAAGCGGTAAAAAAATTTTGCTAGGTGTTTCTGGCGGAATTGCCGCCTATAAAACAGCGTCTTTAGTTCGACTTTTTATAAAAGCAGGTGCACATGTCCAAGTGATAATGACACCTGCTTCTAAGGATTTTGTAACCCCACTTACATTATCTACCTTATCTAAAAATCCAGTTTATTCTACATTTTACAATCAAGACGAAGAAGATGAAAAATGGAATAATCATGTAGAATTTGGACTTTGGGCAGATGTAATGATTGTTGCTCCTGCAACTGCAAATACCTTGTCTAAAATGGCAAATGGTACTTGTGACAATCTACTTATAGCTACTTATCTTTCAGCTAAATGTCCTGTTTATTTTGCGCCAGCAATGGATTTAGATATGTACAAACATCCTTCTACAATTGCTAGTTTTAAAGCCTTAAAACAATTTGGTAATATCATGATTCCTGCCGAAAGTGGAGAATTAGCCAGTGGTTTGTCAGGTGAAGGAAGAATGGCTGAACCTGAAAATATAATAGCATTCCTAGAAGCTGATTTAGAAAGCAAATTACCTTTAAAAGGAAAGAAAATTCTAATTACAGCAGGGCCTACATATGAGGCTATCGATCCCGTTCGTTTTATTGGAAATCATTCTTCTGGAAAAATGGGCTTTGATATTGCTAAAAGTGCCGCAAATTTAGGTGCATCGGTAATTTTAATTTCAGGACCTACGCATTGTGAGGCTACTCATTCTTTGATTAAACTTGTTAAGGTAGTTTCTGCTCAACAAATGTATGATGCCTGTCATCAATATTATGCTGATGTTGATGTGGCAATAGCTGCAGCCGCCGTTGCAGATTATAGACCTAAAAATGTCGCGGATCAAAAAATTAAAAAAGCAGCCGAAAATTTCGTAATCGAATTAGAGAAAACTAAAGATATATTATCCTCACTTGGAGAAAATAAAAAACACCAGTTTTTAATTGGTTTTGCATTAGAAACTGAAAATGAAATTGAGAATGCAAAGGCTAAAATTCAGAAAAAAAACTTAGATTTGATTGTTTTAAATTCTTTGCAGGATGAAGGAGCTGGTTTTCAAAAAATGACCAACAAAGTTACTTTTATTGATAAAGATTTTACTATTGAACCGATGGAGTTAAAATCCAAAGAAGCAGTTGCTGATGACATTATAAATAAAGTAATAGCGCATTTTTATGAATAA
- a CDS encoding DNA-directed RNA polymerase subunit omega has protein sequence MDLKKTNAPVNTITYNKTLIEQPTGNVYEAITIMAKRANQINSEIKKELTEKLEEFATYNDSLEEVFENKEQIEVSKFYEKLPKPHALAVQEWLDGKIYYRESNK, from the coding sequence ATGGATTTAAAAAAGACGAATGCTCCAGTAAACACAATAACGTATAACAAAACGCTTATTGAGCAACCTACTGGAAATGTGTATGAAGCAATTACCATTATGGCTAAAAGAGCAAACCAAATCAATTCTGAAATCAAAAAAGAATTGACTGAAAAATTAGAAGAGTTTGCTACCTATAATGACAGTCTTGAAGAAGTTTTTGAAAACAAAGAGCAAATCGAGGTTTCAAAATTCTATGAAAAATTACCAAAACCACATGCTTTAGCAGTTCAAGAATGGTTAGATGGTAAAATTTATTACAGAGAATCAAATAAATAA
- a CDS encoding DUF4835 family protein, with protein sequence MNKIVVFFLFLSISFVHGQQLNCTVTVNAQKMGNPNQQIYKTLETSLNEFVNKTDWTGQNFKQQEKINCSMYITLMSHSSDQFVATIQVQSSRPVFNSSYETPVLNINDKDFGFTYTEFENLVFNANTFQTNLISVISFYTYIILGSDRDTFEMKAGDENFQIAQTIATVAQQSGYKGWSQLDGNQNRYFLINDLLSPTYTEIRKTVFDYHQGLDQMTDNVKTAKERVKTAILGLNKLYNSKPNAYLTRVFFDAKSDEITSVFTGGPSIPITDLVDNLNKISPINSGKWAALKY encoded by the coding sequence ATGAATAAGATAGTGGTCTTTTTTTTGTTTTTAAGTATTAGTTTTGTTCATGGGCAACAATTGAACTGCACCGTAACGGTTAATGCGCAAAAAATGGGTAATCCCAATCAACAAATCTATAAAACGCTGGAAACTTCCCTCAATGAATTCGTCAATAAGACAGATTGGACGGGACAGAATTTCAAACAACAGGAAAAAATTAATTGTTCGATGTATATCACTTTGATGTCGCATAGTTCAGATCAATTTGTTGCTACTATCCAAGTTCAATCTTCCCGACCTGTATTTAATTCTTCATACGAAACTCCTGTTTTAAATATTAACGATAAAGATTTTGGTTTTACGTATACTGAATTTGAAAATTTAGTATTTAATGCAAATACTTTTCAAACGAATTTAATTTCTGTAATTTCTTTTTATACCTACATTATTTTAGGTTCTGATCGCGATACTTTTGAAATGAAAGCTGGTGATGAGAATTTTCAAATTGCACAAACTATCGCAACTGTTGCGCAGCAAAGTGGATATAAAGGCTGGAGTCAATTAGACGGAAACCAAAATCGCTATTTTTTAATCAACGATTTATTGTCGCCTACCTATACTGAAATTCGAAAAACGGTTTTCGATTATCACCAAGGATTGGATCAAATGACTGATAATGTGAAGACAGCTAAAGAAAGAGTAAAAACAGCCATTTTAGGTTTGAATAAATTGTATAATTCAAAACCTAATGCTTATTTAACCCGTGTTTTTTTTGATGCCAAATCAGACGAAATTACTTCAGTTTTTACAGGCGGACCAAGTATTCCCATCACAGATTTAGTTGATAATTTGAATAAAATTTCGCCTATTAATTCTGGTAAATGGGCCGCACTTAAATATTAA
- a CDS encoding DUF6495 family protein, translating to MKYSRLTKEQFEELHPEFTNFLATQSIDKAEWDKIKVEKPEVAEQELDVFSDLIWEGVLSKAEYLEHFSKNHIFLFQAFDSYVQSIVLKSLVPEVDFLTKEGLQWLSDNMFTETIEMKVGKKVFTEERNTSIFSLIQQGAFLSDGQLFKQINSIIES from the coding sequence ATGAAATATTCAAGATTAACTAAAGAACAGTTTGAAGAATTACATCCAGAGTTTACTAATTTTTTAGCGACTCAATCTATTGATAAAGCGGAGTGGGATAAAATTAAAGTTGAAAAACCAGAAGTGGCAGAGCAAGAATTAGATGTTTTTTCTGATTTGATTTGGGAAGGAGTTTTATCAAAAGCGGAATATTTAGAGCATTTTTCTAAAAATCATATTTTCTTGTTTCAAGCATTTGATAGCTACGTGCAGTCAATTGTTTTAAAGTCCTTAGTTCCAGAAGTAGACTTTTTGACGAAAGAAGGTTTGCAATGGCTTAGTGATAATATGTTTACCGAAACTATTGAAATGAAAGTAGGTAAAAAGGTGTTTACGGAAGAGCGAAATACATCAATTTTTTCATTAATTCAACAAGGCGCTTTTTTGAGCGACGGACAATTATTTAAACAAATAAATTCTATTATTGAATCTTAA
- a CDS encoding DUF6913 domain-containing protein, whose translation MKEFLVKKKIKSSLLTANLDSDLGFIKTVGLIVDESYFKETQSLIDEIIANDIAKEDIELLLFKSKSTADFAVRVVRLESGFLDRKAKITSKEVNEFLEKNFDLLVNYYDVEKAILLVVSTQSKAKFKVGFSSIDKRLNNFMITTNLGNYKVFVQELFRYLKILNKI comes from the coding sequence TTGAAAGAATTTTTAGTTAAGAAAAAAATTAAAAGTAGTTTACTTACTGCGAATTTAGATTCTGATTTGGGTTTCATAAAAACAGTAGGATTAATTGTTGATGAGAGTTATTTTAAAGAAACACAATCTTTAATTGATGAAATCATCGCTAATGATATAGCTAAAGAAGATATAGAATTACTCCTTTTTAAAAGTAAAAGCACAGCAGATTTTGCTGTTAGAGTAGTTAGATTAGAATCGGGTTTTTTAGATAGAAAAGCAAAAATCACTAGTAAAGAGGTGAATGAATTTCTAGAAAAGAATTTTGATTTATTAGTTAATTATTATGATGTTGAAAAAGCAATTTTACTTGTTGTTTCAACTCAATCGAAGGCTAAATTTAAAGTTGGTTTTTCGAGTATAGACAAGCGCTTGAATAATTTTATGATTACTACTAATCTGGGAAATTATAAAGTTTTTGTTCAAGAATTATTTAGATATTTAAAAATTTTAAACAAAATATAA